One segment of Nocardioides sp. QY071 DNA contains the following:
- a CDS encoding amino acid ABC transporter permease produces the protein MSGSVLYDAPGPRTIARHRLYTALTAVAVVAGIVGLVLFLDSKGQLAYSKWEQFVTPKYVRALLVDGLLKTLQMAFSSIIGAVLFGVVFGIGKLSDHRPVRWACALVVEFFRAVPVLLLMIFIFYTWGIGDGFGPYWSVVLALTLYNGAVLAEVFRAGVLAVPKGQAEAAYAIGMRKTQVMTLILLPQAVKIMLPAIISQCVVALKDTSLGYYIVAPGLTYIGKAMWTEFPGTHFQTAVVLAFLYISVNLVLTVVATWVQKRFVGEHKPLEVGMTALTTQASTVP, from the coding sequence ATGTCAGGATCCGTGCTGTACGACGCCCCCGGCCCCCGCACGATCGCCCGGCACCGCCTCTACACCGCGCTCACCGCGGTCGCCGTGGTCGCGGGGATCGTCGGCCTGGTCCTGTTCCTGGACTCGAAGGGACAGCTGGCCTACAGCAAGTGGGAGCAGTTCGTCACGCCGAAGTACGTCCGCGCGCTGCTCGTCGACGGCCTGCTGAAGACCTTGCAGATGGCGTTCTCCTCGATCATCGGTGCCGTGCTCTTCGGCGTCGTGTTCGGCATCGGCAAGCTCTCCGACCACCGGCCGGTGCGCTGGGCCTGCGCACTCGTCGTGGAGTTCTTCCGCGCCGTGCCGGTCCTGCTGCTGATGATCTTCATCTTCTACACCTGGGGCATCGGCGACGGCTTCGGCCCGTACTGGAGCGTGGTGCTCGCCCTGACGCTCTACAACGGCGCCGTGCTCGCCGAGGTGTTCCGCGCCGGCGTCCTGGCCGTGCCGAAGGGGCAGGCCGAGGCGGCGTACGCCATCGGCATGCGCAAGACCCAGGTGATGACGCTGATCCTGCTGCCGCAGGCGGTGAAGATCATGCTGCCCGCGATCATCAGCCAGTGCGTGGTGGCGCTCAAGGACACCAGCCTCGGCTACTACATCGTGGCGCCGGGCCTCACCTACATCGGCAAGGCGATGTGGACGGAGTTCCCCGGGACCCACTTCCAGACCGCGGTCGTGCTCGCGTTCCTCTACATCTCGGTCAACCTCGTGCTGACCGTCGTGGCGACGTGGGTCCAGAAGAGGTTCGTCGGCGAGCACAAGCCGCTCGAGGTCGGGATGACCGCGCTCACCACCCAGGCGAGCACGGTCCCCTGA
- a CDS encoding hotdog fold domain-containing protein — protein sequence MTQVHSLWKTTTNLPVVGGTLGKRVFSIAFSQKAPYFATIHPRVTELRPNYASVVIPKRRSVQNHIGTVHAIALCNGLEMAMGGLAEATIPSSKRWIPKGMTVSYTAKATGDVTCIAETDQEQWDTAEGDLPVRVRGELADGTVVIDGTINLWVTSKKK from the coding sequence ACAGCCTCTGGAAGACCACGACGAACCTCCCCGTGGTCGGCGGCACCCTCGGCAAGCGCGTCTTCTCGATCGCGTTCAGCCAGAAGGCGCCGTACTTCGCCACGATCCACCCGCGGGTGACCGAGCTGCGTCCCAACTACGCCTCGGTGGTCATCCCGAAGCGCCGCAGCGTGCAGAACCACATCGGCACGGTCCACGCGATCGCGCTGTGCAACGGCCTCGAGATGGCGATGGGCGGCCTCGCCGAGGCCACCATCCCCAGCAGCAAGCGCTGGATCCCCAAGGGCATGACCGTGAGCTACACGGCCAAGGCCACCGGTGACGTCACGTGCATCGCCGAGACCGACCAGGAGCAGTGGGACACCGCCGAGGGCGACCTGCCCGTGCGCGTCCGAGGCGAGCTCGCCGACGGCACCGTCGTCATCGACGGCACCATCAACCTGTGGGTCACCAGCAAGAAGAAGTGA
- a CDS encoding amino acid ABC transporter permease, which translates to MEDVFSHFDLVLKAFWLTVQLAFLSGVAALVLGTALAAMRVGPIAVLRWVAATYVTLVRNTPLLVMCVFVFFAAPNVGLLTGTPFLIKGTIAVSLYTAPFVAESLRSGVNAVPLGQAEAARAIGMTFGQNMRHVVLPQAFRASVPPLASTLIAMTKNTSVVAVFGLAEATFRMRYFVNRNADDTMLIFVIFAIGYIVLVELISLGAVGLERRWKAAR; encoded by the coding sequence GTGGAGGACGTGTTCTCCCACTTCGACCTGGTGCTGAAGGCGTTCTGGCTCACTGTGCAGCTCGCCTTCCTCTCCGGGGTCGCGGCGCTGGTCCTGGGCACAGCGCTGGCCGCCATGCGGGTCGGGCCGATCGCGGTGCTGCGGTGGGTCGCGGCGACGTACGTGACCCTGGTCCGCAACACACCGCTGCTCGTCATGTGCGTCTTCGTCTTCTTCGCCGCCCCCAACGTCGGCCTGCTGACCGGCACGCCGTTCCTCATCAAGGGCACCATCGCGGTGAGCCTCTACACCGCACCCTTCGTCGCCGAGTCCCTGCGCTCCGGCGTCAACGCCGTGCCCCTGGGGCAGGCCGAGGCGGCTCGCGCGATCGGGATGACCTTCGGGCAGAACATGCGCCACGTCGTGCTGCCCCAGGCGTTCCGGGCCTCGGTCCCGCCGCTGGCGAGCACCCTGATCGCGATGACCAAGAACACCTCCGTGGTCGCTGTGTTCGGTCTGGCCGAGGCCACCTTCCGGATGCGCTACTTCGTCAACCGCAACGCCGACGACACCATGCTCATCTTCGTGATCTTCGCGATCGGCTACATCGTGCTCGTCGAGCTGATCTCGCTCGGCGCCGTCGGCCTCGAGCGGCGTTGGAAGGCGGCCCGCTGA
- a CDS encoding glutamate ABC transporter substrate-binding protein: MRLNRLKVAAAAVLVASTLAACGDAGNDDDKGIEVDVKTDAASQFDEGTRMRELADDGNIKIGVKYDQPGIGFKGATDDAPAGFDPEMGKVLAASLGIAPEDITWVETISANRESFLQKGEVDLVIASYSITDERKQVVGQAGPYYVTGQQLLVKSDSKIASLDDVKGTEVCSVTGSTSLDNIEKAGATPRGFDTYSECVDQVLNGSVDAMTTDGAILLGYAAEHPDELKVVVDPFSEERYGVGYSLDHPEMCQWIEDTIKAAQDDGDWAKAFEVTLGKSGVDTPEPPAMDPCA; encoded by the coding sequence ATGCGACTGAACAGACTGAAGGTTGCCGCGGCAGCCGTTCTCGTGGCGTCGACGCTCGCCGCATGCGGCGACGCCGGCAACGACGACGACAAGGGCATCGAGGTCGACGTCAAGACCGACGCCGCCTCGCAGTTCGACGAGGGCACCCGGATGCGGGAGCTGGCCGACGACGGGAACATCAAGATCGGCGTCAAGTACGACCAGCCCGGCATCGGCTTCAAGGGCGCCACCGACGACGCCCCCGCCGGCTTCGACCCCGAGATGGGCAAGGTCCTCGCCGCGAGCCTCGGCATCGCCCCGGAGGACATCACCTGGGTCGAGACGATCTCGGCCAACCGGGAGTCCTTCCTGCAGAAGGGCGAGGTCGACCTGGTCATCGCGTCGTACTCCATCACCGACGAGCGCAAGCAGGTCGTCGGCCAGGCTGGCCCCTACTACGTCACCGGCCAGCAGCTGCTGGTGAAGTCGGACAGCAAGATCGCCTCGCTCGACGACGTGAAGGGCACTGAGGTGTGCTCGGTCACCGGCTCCACGTCGTTGGACAACATCGAGAAGGCGGGGGCCACGCCGCGCGGCTTCGACACCTACTCGGAGTGCGTCGACCAGGTCCTCAACGGATCCGTCGACGCGATGACGACCGACGGCGCGATCCTGCTCGGCTACGCCGCGGAGCACCCGGACGAGCTCAAGGTCGTGGTCGACCCGTTCTCCGAGGAGCGGTACGGCGTCGGCTACTCCCTGGACCACCCGGAGATGTGCCAGTGGATCGAGGACACCATCAAGGCCGCTCAGGACGACGGCGACTGGGCCAAGGCGTTCGAGGTCACGCTCGGCAAGTCGGGTGTCGACACGCCGGAGCCGCCGGCGATGGACCCCTGCGCCTGA
- a CDS encoding amino acid ABC transporter ATP-binding protein — MTVTDDVPVGDNAPRSGESLVELVDVQKWYGGLHVLQDINLSVGRGEVVVVIGPSGSGKSTLCRAINRLEPIDSGQILIDGSPLPQEGKALARHRADVGMVFQSFNLFAHKTILQNVALGPIKVRKQSKAEAEKRARELLDRVGVGHQADKYPAQLSGGQQQRVAIARALAMEPKVMLFDEPTSALDPEMIKEVLDVMVDLAERGMTMIVVTHEMGFARTAANHVVFMADGRILETGDPETFFTNPESDRAKDFLGKILKH; from the coding sequence ATGACCGTCACCGACGACGTTCCCGTGGGCGACAACGCGCCCCGCTCCGGCGAATCCCTGGTCGAGCTCGTCGACGTGCAGAAGTGGTACGGCGGGCTGCACGTGCTCCAGGACATCAACCTGAGCGTGGGCCGCGGCGAGGTCGTCGTGGTGATCGGCCCCTCGGGCTCCGGGAAGTCGACCCTGTGCCGCGCGATCAACCGCCTGGAGCCGATCGACTCGGGTCAGATCCTGATCGACGGATCGCCGCTGCCGCAGGAGGGCAAGGCCCTCGCCCGGCACCGCGCGGACGTGGGGATGGTGTTCCAGAGCTTCAACCTGTTCGCCCACAAGACGATCCTGCAGAACGTCGCGCTGGGCCCGATCAAGGTGCGCAAGCAGTCGAAGGCGGAGGCCGAGAAGCGCGCGCGCGAGCTCCTCGACCGGGTCGGGGTGGGCCACCAGGCCGACAAGTACCCGGCCCAGCTGTCCGGTGGGCAGCAACAGCGCGTCGCGATCGCCCGGGCGCTGGCGATGGAGCCGAAGGTCATGCTCTTCGACGAGCCCACCTCGGCCCTCGACCCGGAGATGATCAAGGAGGTCCTCGACGTCATGGTCGACCTCGCCGAGCGGGGGATGACGATGATCGTGGTGACCCACGAGATGGGCTTCGCGCGCACCGCCGCCAACCACGTGGTGTTCATGGCGGACGGCCGCATCCTCGAGACGGGCGACCCCGAGACCTTCTTCACGAACCCGGAGAGCGACCGGGCCAAGGACTTCCTCGGCAAGATCCTCAAACACTAG